A window of the Opitutales bacterium genome harbors these coding sequences:
- a CDS encoding VOC family protein, giving the protein MIRIFDHIDLRVSNLEEAQVFYSVFLPAIGFPDLDKIPIGNAYHARRDHPKPEFIGLIEDPKHVPNSTRLAFWAETKNDVDRLGELVTSAGARNIEGPMFCPEYSPTYYALYFDDPCGNRLELCSRFVTQNKD; this is encoded by the coding sequence ATGATCAGAATCTTCGACCATATTGACCTTCGAGTCTCAAATCTAGAAGAGGCACAAGTATTTTACTCGGTGTTTCTTCCGGCCATCGGTTTTCCTGATTTAGACAAGATTCCGATTGGCAACGCTTATCATGCTCGACGGGATCATCCTAAGCCAGAGTTCATTGGATTGATCGAAGACCCCAAGCACGTCCCTAACTCGACTCGTCTTGCATTCTGGGCAGAAACGAAGAACGATGTCGATCGCCTTGGAGAGTTGGTGACTTCGGCTGGAGCTAGGAATATCGAGGGCCCAATGTTTTGTCCTGAATATTCGCCTACTTACTATGCTTTGTATTTTGACGATCCTTGCGGAAATCGACTAGAACTATGCAGTCGGTTCGTTACTCAAAATAAAGACTAG